Proteins from one Oscillatoria sp. FACHB-1407 genomic window:
- a CDS encoding AI-2E family transporter yields MNWIKTAPRWLVWGLAFPILVLNGWLMLLVMDYFRSPVTIFISATILSFILDYPVRWLQRRRVPRLQAVFWVVLLVLSIVFILAITIVPIVIEQLDELINRLPSWLETGSQRLEAMQSWAIARRLPVDLSWVMLRLQDELSNQLQVFSSRILTFGLGLLGSAFELTLTMVVTFYLLLYGDRFWQGWFQWLPPPFNVRLRRSLRLHFHNYFIGQATLASLMAIFITVAFLVLQVPFGLLFGLAIGVMTLLPFGAVFSIWIISFLIGLNSLWLGVKVLFVALLIDQSIESGIAPRLLGRFTGLNPVWVLIALLLGVRIGGLLGLLIAVPTASFIKSIIDMLKISASESTVEDIELAP; encoded by the coding sequence ATGAACTGGATTAAAACTGCCCCTCGATGGTTAGTGTGGGGATTGGCTTTCCCTATCTTGGTTCTGAATGGCTGGCTGATGCTGCTAGTGATGGACTATTTTCGATCGCCTGTCACCATTTTTATCAGTGCCACTATTCTCTCCTTTATTCTCGACTACCCGGTGCGTTGGCTACAACGTCGGCGTGTACCCCGCTTGCAAGCCGTTTTTTGGGTTGTGTTGTTGGTGCTGTCGATTGTGTTTATTCTGGCAATTACGATTGTGCCGATTGTGATCGAGCAGTTGGATGAGCTGATTAACCGCCTGCCTAGCTGGTTAGAAACTGGAAGCCAACGGCTAGAAGCGATGCAAAGCTGGGCGATCGCCCGTCGTTTGCCTGTGGATCTGAGTTGGGTGATGCTGCGGTTGCAGGATGAACTGTCAAATCAGCTGCAAGTCTTTAGTAGTCGCATTCTAACCTTTGGGTTGGGTCTGTTGGGAAGTGCCTTTGAGCTAACCCTGACCATGGTGGTGACATTTTACCTGTTGCTGTATGGCGATCGCTTCTGGCAAGGTTGGTTTCAATGGTTGCCGCCTCCCTTTAACGTCAGACTACGCCGTTCCCTGCGCTTACATTTCCATAACTACTTCATCGGTCAGGCAACGCTAGCTTCATTAATGGCAATCTTTATTACTGTTGCCTTTTTAGTGCTTCAGGTGCCCTTTGGGCTGTTGTTTGGGTTGGCGATCGGCGTGATGACTCTGTTGCCCTTTGGGGCGGTGTTTAGTATCTGGATCATCAGTTTTTTGATTGGGTTAAACAGTCTATGGCTGGGTGTGAAGGTGCTGTTTGTCGCATTACTGATCGATCAGAGTATCGAAAGTGGTATCGCTCCTCGCTTGTTGGGGCGGTTTACCGGGCTAAACCCAGTTTGGGTTCTGATTGCCCTGCTCCTGGGAGTCAGAATCGGCGGTCTATTGGGCTTATTGATTGCTGTCCCCACTGCCAGCTTTATTAAAAGCATCATTGATATGCTAAAAATCTCAGCCTCTGAGTCCACCGTTGAAGACATCGAACTTGCTCCTTAA
- a CDS encoding aldehyde dehydrogenase, producing MIQSVSPSVSDRLPTLIQSQRQFFATGATKDVEFRIAQLKALRQAIQAHKDAILEALKADLHKSVFEAYAAEIGVIRDIDHALKHIRAWVKPKSVPVGLMQAPGRARIQAEPLGSVLIIGPWNYPIQLMISPLVGAIAAGNCVVLKPSELAPRSSEVIADIIRKTFEPHYIAVVEGGIETSQAVLAQKFDHIFFTGGTAIGKIVMAAAAQTLTPVTLELGGKSPCIVDADIDVEMTARRIAWGKFMNAGQSCIAPDYLLVQRRIKPLLLQAIEAAIYEFYGDDPAQTEDYGRIISDRHTQRLTSLLSSGRILLGGQTNLGDRYIAPTVMDQVPPDSPIMQDEIFGPILPVLEYDELEEAIAFVNDRPKPLALYIFSRNKDIQQRVLNATSSGGACVNDTFLQVGVVDLPFGGVGDSGIGSYHGKASFDTFSHFKSILYKPFWLDFKMRYAPYKDKIETLKKFIR from the coding sequence ATGATTCAATCTGTCTCTCCGTCCGTTAGCGATCGCCTACCCACGCTCATCCAGAGCCAGCGACAGTTCTTTGCAACTGGGGCAACCAAAGACGTTGAGTTTCGGATTGCCCAACTCAAAGCCCTGCGACAGGCGATTCAAGCCCATAAAGATGCCATTTTGGAGGCACTCAAAGCGGATCTGCACAAGTCCGTGTTTGAGGCGTATGCTGCCGAGATTGGGGTGATTCGAGATATCGATCATGCGTTGAAACACATTCGCGCCTGGGTGAAGCCAAAGTCAGTGCCCGTGGGGTTGATGCAAGCACCGGGTCGTGCCCGCATTCAGGCAGAACCCCTGGGGTCGGTGTTGATCATTGGTCCCTGGAACTACCCGATTCAACTCATGATTTCGCCATTGGTGGGGGCGATCGCCGCTGGTAACTGTGTCGTGTTAAAGCCCTCAGAACTGGCACCCCGCAGTTCTGAAGTCATCGCTGATATCATTCGCAAAACCTTTGAACCACACTACATTGCCGTTGTGGAAGGTGGCATCGAAACCAGTCAGGCTGTTTTAGCACAGAAATTTGATCACATCTTTTTCACCGGGGGTACGGCGATCGGCAAAATCGTCATGGCAGCCGCCGCCCAAACCCTCACCCCCGTTACCCTCGAACTGGGCGGCAAAAGCCCCTGCATTGTCGATGCCGACATTGATGTGGAGATGACGGCTCGACGCATTGCCTGGGGCAAATTTATGAACGCTGGGCAATCCTGCATTGCTCCCGACTATCTGCTCGTGCAGCGGCGGATCAAACCTCTCCTGCTACAGGCGATCGAAGCCGCGATTTACGAGTTTTATGGCGATGATCCGGCTCAAACCGAAGACTACGGCAGAATTATCAGCGACAGACACACGCAGCGATTGACATCCCTGCTGTCCAGCGGACGCATTCTATTGGGCGGACAAACGAACCTGGGCGATCGCTACATTGCCCCCACCGTGATGGATCAGGTGCCCCCCGATAGCCCAATCATGCAGGATGAGATTTTTGGTCCCATTCTGCCTGTGCTGGAGTATGACGAGTTAGAAGAGGCGATCGCTTTCGTCAACGACCGACCCAAGCCTTTGGCTCTCTACATCTTCTCTAGAAACAAAGACATTCAGCAACGGGTGCTCAACGCCACATCATCGGGGGGAGCCTGCGTCAACGATACTTTCCTGCAAGTCGGGGTAGTTGACCTCCCCTTTGGCGGAGTGGGTGACAGCGGTATCGGCAGCTACCACGGCAAAGCCAGTTTTGATACCTTCTCTCACTTCAAAAGCATTCTCTACAAACCCTTTTGGCTCGACTTCAAAATGCGCTATGCCCCGTACAAGGACAAGATCGAGACACTAAAGAAATTTATTCGATGA
- a CDS encoding sulfite oxidase-like oxidoreductase, with product MLGKFFHKPTADEQNRVPPGQHLAKGFPVLTYGQTPTVSTENWQFKVWGLAQNKTFSWSDFMAMPQSNFTADFHCVTTWSKLDVQWTGVKVTDFMKYIDVDPKAVHIMEHCYGGYTTNIAIDDFLREENFFAHTLFGEPLPIEHGGPMRLVVPHLYAWKSAKWINGLEFLDHTELGFWERNGYHHRGEPWAEERYSR from the coding sequence ATGCTCGGAAAATTCTTTCATAAACCAACCGCAGACGAGCAAAATCGCGTTCCCCCAGGACAACACCTCGCCAAAGGCTTTCCCGTGTTGACCTATGGGCAAACCCCAACGGTTAGTACCGAAAACTGGCAGTTTAAAGTGTGGGGGCTTGCTCAGAACAAGACCTTTAGCTGGTCAGATTTTATGGCGATGCCGCAGAGTAACTTCACGGCTGATTTTCACTGTGTCACAACCTGGTCAAAACTCGATGTCCAGTGGACAGGTGTAAAAGTAACCGACTTCATGAAGTACATCGATGTTGACCCCAAGGCTGTTCACATCATGGAGCACTGCTACGGGGGGTACACCACGAACATCGCGATAGATGACTTTTTGCGAGAAGAAAACTTTTTTGCCCATACCCTGTTTGGTGAGCCGTTGCCTATCGAGCATGGTGGACCCATGCGTCTTGTGGTGCCCCACCTCTATGCCTGGAAGAGTGCCAAGTGGATTAATGGGTTAGAGTTTCTCGACCATACAGAGTTAGGGTTTTGGGAGCGCAATGGCTATCATCACCGGGGTGAACCCTGGGCAGAGGAGCGGTATAGCCGATAG
- the rpmF gene encoding 50S ribosomal protein L32 produces MAVPKKKTSNSKRDKRRATWRRKAALQAQRALSLGKSVLTGRSSSFIYPQEEDEEE; encoded by the coding sequence ATGGCGGTTCCTAAGAAGAAAACATCCAACTCAAAGCGAGATAAGCGCAGAGCAACCTGGCGTCGTAAGGCAGCTCTACAAGCCCAGAGAGCACTGTCTTTGGGCAAGTCCGTATTGACGGGGCGTTCCAGCAGCTTTATCTATCCCCAAGAGGAGGATGAGGAAGAGTAA
- a CDS encoding caspase family protein, with the protein MTTYWAIAIGINQYRCFQPLMYAQRDAQALWSYWASEGHFLSEHCLLLTDASAAIDQPTSAPDRDTIENTIESVCQRLQPDDVLWCFFSGYGVRFQGRDYLMPIDGDPRQVPATGIPVESLFATLRAASSKNIVLALDINRSQGLLDGEGVGQETIALANQFGIPTLLSCPPHQFSHETLALRQGLFTAALLEGLRFHGCATVGQLGHYLSDRLPELSDHHCRPRQDAVAIVPPAQQHLLLVPEQALVMAGVPYAQVSTPNAPAPVSAGIGIPSARPVEHKTYPNGSHPDTRPPLINTPHINGNGAAVNSNSTATSPVSNGATDHAAGDESDSLFWKRWRPWLIGAIAFLIVAVLLQNRDTFSNEPLPQPSPTTGAAPGSSTTSPATTNPATPNPVTTNPVLPTGSNLTAQTFNPPDTTSDAAAPTEDGDSTPLGESPQPDPTTGEVVAPSPEPLIDPPNPTTTVTPGQNSALQQTNQALLLQARASLSRPRALSATNQASDFSTAIQIASRIKAGEPYYAEAQQDIDRWSQIILELARSRASQPNQGSALVAAQNYSAAIRAAGLVPTNRTQLRATAEQYATQWSQMILNLANARAREGRLDVAIRTAQLVPRNTPSYAAAEQAIAQWESQLYY; encoded by the coding sequence ATGACAACTTACTGGGCGATCGCGATTGGTATCAATCAGTATCGATGCTTCCAACCGTTAATGTATGCTCAACGGGACGCTCAGGCGTTGTGGAGTTACTGGGCAAGTGAAGGGCATTTTTTATCAGAACACTGTTTGTTATTAACAGATGCTTCCGCTGCCATTGATCAACCCACCAGCGCACCCGATCGCGACACCATTGAAAACACCATTGAATCAGTTTGTCAGCGACTCCAACCGGATGATGTGTTGTGGTGTTTCTTTAGCGGTTATGGAGTGCGGTTTCAAGGGCGCGATTATTTAATGCCGATTGATGGCGATCCGCGTCAGGTTCCTGCAACGGGAATCCCGGTTGAGTCGTTGTTTGCGACGTTGCGGGCTGCCTCCAGCAAAAATATTGTACTGGCGTTGGATATCAACCGTAGCCAGGGGCTTTTAGATGGAGAGGGAGTCGGGCAGGAAACCATCGCTCTTGCCAACCAGTTTGGTATTCCGACTCTGCTCTCATGTCCGCCACACCAGTTTTCGCACGAGACACTGGCGTTACGTCAGGGCTTATTTACTGCCGCTCTGTTAGAGGGATTGCGCTTCCATGGCTGTGCCACAGTGGGTCAGTTAGGGCATTACCTGAGCGATCGCCTCCCTGAATTGAGCGACCACCACTGCCGTCCTCGACAAGATGCCGTGGCGATCGTTCCCCCCGCACAACAACATTTGCTACTTGTGCCAGAGCAAGCCCTGGTGATGGCAGGGGTTCCCTATGCTCAAGTATCTACCCCTAATGCTCCCGCCCCCGTTTCGGCAGGTATTGGCATCCCCAGTGCTAGACCAGTTGAGCATAAAACCTACCCCAACGGCAGTCACCCCGACACCAGACCGCCCCTCATCAACACACCCCACATCAACGGGAATGGTGCTGCGGTGAATAGCAATTCGACAGCGACATCTCCGGTATCCAACGGGGCTACCGATCATGCAGCGGGTGACGAATCGGACAGTTTATTTTGGAAACGCTGGCGACCCTGGCTGATTGGAGCGATCGCTTTTCTCATTGTGGCGGTGTTGCTACAAAACCGCGATACCTTTAGCAACGAACCATTGCCCCAACCTTCCCCTACAACAGGAGCAGCCCCTGGTTCCAGCACAACCAGTCCAGCGACCACCAATCCGGCTACACCTAATCCAGTCACAACCAATCCAGTGCTGCCCACTGGTTCCAACCTGACCGCTCAAACCTTTAACCCACCGGATACCACCTCTGATGCGGCTGCACCTACAGAGGATGGTGACTCAACCCCGCTTGGAGAATCTCCTCAGCCCGACCCAACCACCGGAGAGGTCGTTGCTCCCAGCCCTGAGCCACTGATTGATCCTCCTAATCCAACTACAACGGTCACTCCAGGTCAAAACAGTGCTTTGCAACAGACGAATCAGGCGTTGTTGCTGCAAGCCCGTGCCTCTTTGAGCCGTCCCAGAGCCTTGAGTGCAACCAATCAAGCTTCAGACTTTAGCACGGCGATTCAAATTGCCAGTCGCATTAAAGCTGGGGAACCCTATTATGCCGAAGCACAGCAAGATATCGATCGCTGGAGCCAGATCATTCTAGAGCTAGCCCGTAGCAGAGCCAGTCAACCCAACCAGGGGTCTGCTCTGGTGGCGGCTCAAAATTATAGTGCTGCCATTCGTGCCGCAGGGCTGGTGCCTACTAATCGCACTCAACTGCGTGCCACAGCTGAGCAATACGCCACTCAGTGGAGTCAGATGATTTTGAATCTGGCAAATGCTCGCGCCAGAGAAGGACGGTTGGATGTCGCCATTCGCACGGCTCAACTAGTGCCCCGCAATACGCCGAGCTATGCCGCTGCCGAACAGGCGATCGCGCAGTGGGAGTCGCAGTTGTATTACTAA
- a CDS encoding pentapeptide repeat-containing protein, which translates to MVKQLWRDIWQTLNTDITFSLSDTVSGAVDTSKSILELAKALQENSSAPEVARLISSSNISSLLDVLNSPLAQVAGAGLPFVPLATSLLKYIYEQTRQEPSLEVGVAIASQSAYLKSLEVFLTEHPDIAQRLSDQPASDALAKRIRQLGDKLELEGRAVELTEQKARETLICFHDSDLAKIFNSLLSSRLQEAGLPPQEAACVTERISRSTHRYMKTIVAEVQDQVKRLAAVYGEGWLQDQESYISIDRYLKEWIAQKPQEKIFDEDFCFADLYVPLEIKPVDGEGRVNDEAEPENIETWAEALLLNPDKKGQILFIQGGPGRGKSVFCRMFADKVRRDLYPIWIPILIRLRDVRNFAQDFDKTLADAIGTDFTKDPGWLTDPNTRFLFFLDGFDELLLERGATVGLQQFLDQVSLFQTRCSQNSERSHRVLITGRPLALYGIERLMPPNLERVEIQPMADQIQQGWLQRWSIVLADAEKAQQFQAFLNNQRCPKQVKTLATEPLLLYLLAALHRDGKLQESQFEGDDPVAVRIQIYEAALDWVLTKQRSDNGRDLNPKITGLDPEDLRSILAEAGLCVVQSGGESAAIALIEERLKRKEDEGAKALLDSARQQAEQNPLKNALAAFYLKSVEGRDNQVEFFHKSFGEFLCAERLCESLENWTEKSGSRRKNYTISNQNLPWEIYDLFGFGALTQEIVEYLMGLLKQKDSFDWVVLFERLEDFYLRWCDGEFIDDTGETLPQRKAKQLYKYQIQAGQRSVDVYTGLNTLILLLEIHRHAQSQASLKEQIQFYPCGQPDTESHQPERLLQIMHYSDCVKLDIFNKTVRTLLRNTNLSNVNLRNADLFSANLSDANLSNADLSSAYLSSTNLSNADLNSAYLSNTILSGTNLSNANLRNADLRNADLFSANLFNTSLSDANLNSTNLNSTYLRNANLRNANLSADLVNADLSSADLSSANLSSANLIRAYLQDTNLSEIRWDGATRWAGAQGLHQALNVPEALAQSPRFQAAVLLSQGMDWVKQGRVTEAVQAYHEAQAIDPGLEIDDWIWNELCQFGSLHGQAATVLFAGDKAVGLDNWWSYRESRGLARALTGNIAGAAEDFQAVVESDRNYSSDKRKQQQQTWLEALQAGQNPFTAEVLAELRKEAGIDQ; encoded by the coding sequence ATGGTTAAGCAACTCTGGCGCGATATCTGGCAGACTCTCAACACAGACATTACCTTCTCCCTCAGTGACACGGTCAGCGGTGCGGTAGACACCAGCAAATCAATTCTGGAACTGGCAAAAGCACTGCAAGAAAATAGCTCTGCTCCAGAAGTTGCACGGTTAATCAGCAGCAGCAATATCTCCTCACTGTTGGATGTGTTGAACTCGCCCCTGGCACAGGTGGCCGGAGCCGGATTGCCCTTTGTGCCACTGGCGACCAGTTTGCTGAAGTATATCTATGAGCAGACTCGTCAAGAGCCATCGCTAGAAGTGGGAGTGGCGATCGCCAGCCAGAGTGCCTACCTCAAAAGCCTGGAAGTGTTTCTGACAGAGCATCCCGACATTGCTCAACGGCTCTCAGACCAACCGGCGTCAGATGCTCTGGCAAAGCGTATCCGACAGTTGGGGGACAAGCTCGAACTGGAGGGCAGAGCCGTTGAACTCACGGAGCAAAAAGCACGGGAAACGCTGATCTGTTTCCATGACTCCGATCTGGCAAAGATCTTTAACAGCTTACTCAGTAGCCGATTACAGGAGGCAGGATTGCCTCCACAAGAAGCCGCCTGTGTCACGGAGCGGATCTCCCGAAGTACACACCGCTACATGAAAACGATCGTGGCGGAGGTGCAAGACCAGGTCAAGCGGTTAGCCGCCGTGTATGGCGAAGGCTGGCTGCAAGACCAGGAGAGCTACATCAGCATTGATCGGTATTTGAAAGAGTGGATTGCCCAGAAGCCGCAGGAGAAGATTTTTGATGAAGACTTTTGTTTTGCCGATCTGTATGTGCCGCTAGAGATAAAACCCGTGGATGGCGAAGGTCGAGTCAACGATGAGGCAGAGCCGGAAAACATTGAAACATGGGCGGAAGCCCTATTGCTCAACCCTGACAAAAAAGGACAGATCCTATTCATTCAGGGAGGGCCAGGACGAGGCAAGAGCGTCTTTTGTCGCATGTTTGCTGACAAAGTACGCCGCGATCTGTATCCCATCTGGATTCCGATTCTGATTCGTTTGCGCGATGTGCGAAACTTTGCCCAGGACTTTGACAAAACCCTGGCAGATGCCATTGGCACTGACTTTACTAAAGATCCAGGCTGGTTGACTGACCCCAATACTCGCTTTTTGTTCTTCCTGGATGGCTTTGATGAACTGTTGCTAGAGCGGGGAGCAACCGTTGGGCTTCAACAATTTCTCGATCAGGTATCGCTCTTTCAAACTCGCTGCTCTCAAAACAGTGAACGGAGTCATCGCGTATTGATCACAGGTAGACCCCTGGCTCTGTATGGCATTGAGCGGCTCATGCCCCCCAATCTAGAGCGGGTCGAGATTCAACCGATGGCCGACCAGATTCAGCAGGGGTGGCTACAGCGGTGGAGTATTGTTTTAGCGGATGCAGAGAAAGCACAACAGTTTCAGGCATTTTTGAATAATCAGCGATGCCCAAAACAAGTTAAAACACTAGCCACTGAACCGCTGTTGCTGTATCTGTTAGCGGCACTGCATCGCGATGGCAAACTCCAGGAATCTCAATTTGAGGGGGATGACCCTGTAGCAGTCCGCATCCAAATTTATGAGGCGGCACTGGACTGGGTATTGACCAAACAACGCAGCGACAATGGACGCGATCTCAACCCTAAAATTACCGGGCTTGACCCAGAGGATCTGCGGAGCATTTTGGCAGAGGCAGGGCTATGTGTCGTGCAATCGGGGGGCGAGTCTGCCGCCATTGCTTTGATTGAAGAGCGACTCAAGCGCAAGGAAGATGAAGGAGCCAAAGCCCTGCTCGACAGTGCGCGGCAGCAAGCAGAGCAAAACCCACTTAAAAATGCTCTGGCTGCGTTTTATTTGAAATCAGTCGAGGGACGTGACAACCAGGTCGAGTTTTTTCATAAGAGCTTTGGCGAATTTTTGTGTGCGGAACGGCTGTGTGAAAGCCTGGAAAACTGGACTGAGAAAAGTGGCAGTCGCCGCAAAAATTACACGATTTCAAATCAAAATTTGCCCTGGGAGATTTATGACCTGTTTGGGTTTGGAGCACTCACCCAGGAGATTGTGGAATATCTGATGGGCTTGTTAAAGCAAAAGGACAGTTTTGATTGGGTCGTTCTTTTTGAACGGCTAGAAGACTTCTATCTGCGCTGGTGTGATGGCGAATTTATCGATGACACCGGAGAAACCCTGCCACAGCGTAAAGCAAAACAATTGTACAAGTATCAGATCCAGGCTGGGCAACGCTCGGTAGATGTTTATACAGGTCTTAACACCTTGATTCTGTTATTGGAGATCCATCGACATGCTCAGTCTCAAGCGTCCTTGAAGGAGCAAATCCAGTTTTACCCCTGTGGACAACCCGACACGGAGTCGCATCAGCCAGAGCGATTGCTCCAGATCATGCACTACAGTGATTGTGTGAAGTTGGATATCTTTAACAAGACCGTTAGAACACTTCTCCGCAACACTAACCTTAGCAACGTCAACCTAAGAAACGCCGACCTCTTCAGCGCCAACCTCAGTGACGCCAACCTCAGTAATGCTGACCTTAGTAGCGCCTACCTCAGCAGCACCAACCTCAGTAATGCTGACCTTAACAGCGCCTACCTCAGTAATACTATCCTCAGCGGTACTAACCTCAGCAACGCTAACCTCAGAAACGCTGACCTCAGAAACGCTGACCTCTTCAGCGCCAACCTCTTCAACACCAGCCTCAGTGACGCCAACCTTAACAGTACCAACCTTAATAGCACTTACCTCAGAAACGCCAACCTCCGCAACGCCAACCTCAGCGCCGACCTCGTCAACGCCGACCTCAGCAGTGCCGACCTCAGCAGCGCCAACCTCAGCAGTGCCAACCTCATCAGAGCCTACCTTCAAGATACTAACTTGAGTGAGATCCGTTGGGATGGAGCTACACGCTGGGCAGGTGCTCAAGGGCTACATCAAGCCTTAAATGTACCAGAGGCTTTAGCCCAATCCCCCCGATTTCAAGCGGCTGTGTTGTTGAGCCAGGGCATGGATTGGGTGAAACAGGGCAGAGTGACAGAGGCAGTGCAGGCTTATCACGAGGCTCAAGCGATCGACCCTGGATTGGAGATTGATGACTGGATTTGGAATGAGCTTTGCCAGTTTGGTAGTTTGCACGGTCAGGCAGCAACTGTGTTGTTTGCAGGTGACAAAGCAGTGGGTTTAGACAACTGGTGGAGCTATCGAGAATCGCGTGGATTAGCCAGAGCTTTAACGGGTAATATTGCGGGAGCCGCAGAGGATTTTCAGGCAGTTGTGGAGTCTGATAGAAACTACTCCTCAGATAAGAGAAAACAACAGCAGCAGACATGGTTAGAGGCGTTGCAAGCTGGTCAAAATCCGTTTACGGCTGAGGTGCTAGCGGAGTTAAGAAAGGAGGCAGGTATTGACCAGTAG
- a CDS encoding GAF domain-containing sensor histidine kinase, whose product MDSKQLEQLRQCCRDRAAFEQMQQILSAELEQVQFEHQRALFRVIAKIRESLDLETIFKTTVTELRQLLNADRVAVFKFYRNSGYNDGTFVSEDVLPRFPSTLSEHVHDHCFGQQYAIHYLGGRIQAIADIQNAGLQPCHVDVLAKFQVRANLIVPLLQSDRLWGLLCVHQCSGPRLWKTTEIEFTKQIADHLGVALQQAKLVEQITTQANQQKALLSVVSKIRESLDLETIFKSTAREVRRLLDADRVGVFWFDPDSGYDAGQFVSEDVLSGFDSVLAAKVEDHCFGENYSLHYRHGRIQAIDDVHNSSLKACHVEVLRRFQVRANLVVPLLQGDMLWGLLCIHQCAHPRRWQAQEIEFVMQIANHLGIALQQAELLAQTRTQSAELAQTLSELQAAQTRLIHQEKMSSLGQLVAGVAHEINNPVNFIYGNLNYANQYAKDLLGLLMLYQQHYPNPHGELGDRAEQIDLEFIMEDFPRMLNSMQIGADRIRQIVLSLRTFSRLDEADMKFVDIHDGLDSTLMILQHRLNPKTSQISIEVIKDYGNLPLIECYPSQLNQVFMNILTNAIDALTRDEESEKHSLSPKPIHKAKQITIRTELLTDAQGTNSRAIIRIADNGSGVPEAIQSQLFNPFFTTKPIGKGTGLGLSISHQIVVERHGGLLKYVSQPGQGTEFWIEIPTHQVSHQISSDQALNFSAQLPL is encoded by the coding sequence ATGGATTCAAAACAGTTAGAACAATTGCGGCAGTGTTGTCGCGATCGGGCAGCGTTTGAGCAGATGCAACAGATCCTCTCAGCCGAACTAGAGCAAGTCCAGTTTGAGCATCAACGCGCTTTGTTTCGAGTCATTGCCAAGATTCGCGAGTCTCTAGATTTAGAAACTATCTTTAAAACAACGGTGACCGAGCTACGGCAACTGCTAAATGCCGACCGAGTTGCTGTGTTTAAGTTTTATCGCAACTCTGGCTACAACGATGGTACGTTTGTGTCGGAGGATGTGTTGCCCCGGTTTCCGTCTACCTTGTCAGAACATGTGCATGATCACTGCTTTGGGCAGCAGTATGCCATTCATTATTTGGGGGGACGGATTCAAGCGATCGCCGATATTCAGAATGCAGGTTTGCAACCTTGCCATGTGGATGTGTTGGCAAAGTTTCAGGTGCGTGCCAATCTGATTGTGCCGTTGTTGCAGAGCGATCGCCTCTGGGGGTTGCTGTGCGTGCATCAGTGCTCAGGTCCTCGACTCTGGAAAACGACTGAAATTGAATTCACGAAACAAATTGCCGATCACCTGGGTGTAGCGTTGCAACAGGCAAAGTTGGTTGAGCAGATCACGACCCAAGCCAACCAGCAAAAGGCGTTGTTGTCAGTGGTTAGCAAAATTCGCGAATCGCTGGATCTGGAAACCATCTTTAAGTCAACGGCACGAGAGGTGCGGCGTCTGCTGGATGCTGATCGCGTTGGTGTGTTTTGGTTTGATCCCGATTCGGGCTATGACGCAGGTCAGTTTGTATCAGAGGATGTCTTGTCGGGTTTTGATTCGGTGTTAGCCGCCAAAGTCGAGGATCACTGCTTTGGTGAAAACTATTCCCTGCACTATCGCCATGGGCGCATTCAGGCGATCGATGACGTCCATAACTCTAGCTTGAAGGCTTGCCATGTTGAGGTTTTACGGCGATTTCAGGTGCGTGCCAATCTAGTAGTGCCCTTGCTTCAGGGCGATATGCTCTGGGGTTTGCTGTGTATTCATCAGTGCGCTCACCCCCGACGCTGGCAGGCACAGGAGATCGAGTTTGTCATGCAGATTGCCAATCACCTGGGCATTGCGTTGCAACAGGCAGAACTATTGGCACAGACCCGCACCCAATCCGCCGAACTGGCGCAGACTCTATCAGAGCTACAAGCAGCTCAAACTCGGCTCATCCATCAGGAGAAGATGTCGAGTCTGGGGCAGTTGGTGGCAGGAGTTGCCCACGAGATCAACAATCCCGTGAACTTTATCTATGGCAATTTGAACTACGCCAATCAATATGCCAAGGATCTGTTAGGGTTGCTGATGCTGTATCAACAACACTATCCCAACCCACACGGAGAACTGGGCGATCGCGCAGAGCAAATCGACCTGGAATTCATCATGGAAGACTTTCCGCGGATGTTGAACTCCATGCAGATTGGAGCCGATCGCATTCGCCAGATTGTGCTGTCATTGCGAACCTTTTCGCGGCTCGACGAAGCCGATATGAAATTTGTTGATATTCACGACGGGCTGGACAGCACGCTGATGATCTTGCAGCATCGGCTCAACCCCAAAACAAGCCAGATCAGTATTGAAGTCATCAAAGACTATGGAAATCTGCCCCTAATTGAGTGCTATCCCAGTCAGCTCAATCAGGTGTTTATGAATATTCTGACGAATGCGATCGACGCTCTGACAAGGGATGAGGAGTCTGAGAAGCACTCCCTAAGCCCAAAACCGATCCACAAAGCCAAGCAGATTACCATTCGGACAGAACTGCTGACCGATGCTCAGGGTACAAACTCTCGTGCAATCATCCGGATCGCAGACAATGGTTCTGGTGTGCCTGAAGCCATTCAATCGCAGCTATTCAATCCCTTCTTTACAACAAAACCTATCGGCAAAGGAACGGGCTTGGGACTGTCGATCAGCCATCAGATCGTGGTTGAACGGCACGGCGGTCTGTTGAAGTACGTTTCACAACCGGGTCAGGGAACTGAATTTTGGATTGAGATTCCAACACATCAGGTATCTCATCAGATCAGCTCTGATCAAGCTCTAAACTTCTCGGCGCAGTTGCCGCTCTAA